A genomic stretch from Shewanella sediminis HAW-EB3 includes:
- a CDS encoding glutathione S-transferase N-terminal domain-containing protein: MKLFYSDASPYARCVRVVIRYLEIDGIDELKTDPFDNSEALLQANPLGKIPCLQLNDGSAIYDSEVILRFFDFEFGRSQLFGAGVHDWRNESHFSLIKGMLDSAVALRQEQLREEGKRSLFWTARHEQALFRGLKQLERSGVISRPRLVIQQISLACLLEYLDFRHPDISWRKLAPAISSWLSDFETEPAMQSTRPS; this comes from the coding sequence ATGAAACTCTTCTATTCAGATGCTTCTCCCTATGCTCGTTGTGTTCGGGTTGTTATTCGCTATCTCGAAATTGACGGTATCGATGAGTTAAAAACAGATCCCTTCGATAATAGTGAGGCATTGCTTCAAGCCAATCCACTGGGGAAGATCCCCTGTCTTCAGCTCAATGATGGCTCAGCCATTTATGACAGTGAGGTGATATTACGCTTCTTTGATTTTGAATTTGGCAGGAGCCAATTGTTTGGAGCGGGTGTTCATGATTGGAGAAACGAAAGCCACTTTTCATTAATCAAAGGAATGTTAGATAGCGCCGTTGCATTAAGACAGGAGCAGTTGAGAGAGGAGGGGAAGCGGTCCTTATTTTGGACAGCAAGACATGAGCAAGCCCTGTTTAGGGGGCTAAAGCAACTCGAGCGTTCAGGTGTGATATCAAGACCCCGTCTGGTTATTCAGCAGATCAGTTTAGCCTGTTTATTAGAGTATTTGGATTTCAGGCATCCCGATATTAGTTGGCGAAAACTTGCGCCCGCGATCTCCAGTTGGCTTTCGGACTTTGAAACCGAACCGGCGATGCAGAGTACCAGACCCAGTTGA